In the genome of Fundulus heteroclitus isolate FHET01 unplaced genomic scaffold, MU-UCD_Fhet_4.1 scaffold_455, whole genome shotgun sequence, the window atttcctctttttgggcCACCGTGCAAAGTTTGTACACCAGCAGAAGAACAAAGGCGTCTGACAGCGTGAAGATCGTCTTTGCTGTCATTGCACCGACAttcctgcagatggcagcagcGCAATGTGGACGATACGCGCGGAAGCAGAGGAAGAAACTGTTGACGCTTTGTTTTCGGGTGACGGGTCTCAaaacataaaccaaaataaaacataaattaacGCGCGTTTCAGCGACTTGCATCAACATGTCGGATAGCGGCACATCTAGGAGCGAAACGCCGCTGGCAGCTTCCCGGGATGGGGTCTCTGAGTCCGCAGATGGGACCCCCTCCTCCAGGTTCCTGCAGGCTGAGCTGGAGCTGAACGCCCTCCTGCGGGGGCTCACCTTCGGAGAGCCCGTCCGCTACGTTTACAACCCGCTGGAGTACGCCTGGGACACCCACCGCTGCTACGTGGAGAAGTACTGTCTGCCCGGGCAGAAGGTCCTCTTCCTGGGGATGAACCCCGGACCTTTCGGCATGGCACAGACCGGGGTGAGTCCGGGAAACTATTGAGATCACACTTTAATGTATTGTAATGAAGTTTTATATGAACAAACCAAAATAGTACGCGTGAAGAAGGAAAATTATTGAAtagaataaatgtgttttttttgtttttttttttgtttttttacaaatacaaatctgaaaagtgtggcgtgcatttttTATTCGCCACCCAAAAGCCGGATACCCCACATGTAAGTCTATCTGGGTgttatttaatctcagtatagaTGCTGCTGTGTGTTTAAGGTCTCAGAGGTGCGTTAGGGAACAATAGAGATTAGAGAAGTTTAAAGAAAACCACAGAGCGCTGTTCAGTCCGTCACCTGAAGATGTAAAGACTACGGCACAGATAAACTACCAAGACGTGGGTATCCAACTTAACCGAGAGACCAGACAAGTAGAAGGTTAtaggggagtgttggcctagtggttagagcagcgcgcttgcactcagaaaAGGTTGCAAGTTCCCGGTTCAATCcgcagcgcctgcactctgggtccctgagcaagacacttaaccccagattgctttCCGGGCGCCGCagatggcagcccactgctccccaatggtgatgggttaaaagcagaaaacaaatttcgttgtaatgtatgtttcaatgtatgtttcaatgacaataaagatgatattactattactagaACCTTagactgtggaggagctgggCCCAAATCACACCGTCCccagtgaaacatggcggtggcagcatcatgctgatgGGATGCTTTGTTTCTGGAGAGGCAGGGAAGATGGGATCCTTGATCCTTGATGAGATCCAGCTAGAGGCCGAGAAAGCATTAGACTGGGATGGAGGGACTATCCCAAAGATCACTGTGGGCAAAAGTCCGTGTGGGCCCCACATCAGGCTTTATCTTTTTCTGGGTCTTGTTGATCGCAGATAAGTCTTGAGAGGACGGAAACactctcagcacttgcagtggacacagccttaaagTAGCTAAGCTAACGAAGTAGCGGTCAAAGCAGCAAACTTTGTTACAtaacatgacacaatcagccaatacagTGAAACATGCTTTCCATGGAATGGTGCTGCCATGCTAtgtgtgcatttgaaaaaatagcaggaataatttaattttttaatattgatttCAGTTGACACAAAATAGGAGGCCGCGGTCCTATTAGACGGGTCCTGAGACAAGACCTAAACACAGAAGTACAgcaatggtttagatcaaaccaTGCtaatgttagaatggcccagtcaaactCCAGAGCTAAACCCAATGAACATGTTAGGGTTAAGGCAACCTAACGTGACCTAATAGACGGTTAAACCATGTCAATGCTACCGTCTGTTTCAGGTCCCTTTCGGTGAGGTGAAGTCAGTCACCGACTGGCTGAAGATCACAGGGGAGGTCGGTCGCCCCGCCGAGGAGCACCCCAAGAGACGGATCCTGGGCCTCGGCTGCACCCAGAGCGAAGTGAGCGGCGCTCGTTTCTGGGGCTTCTTCAGGAAGCTGTGCGGCGAGCCCGAGCAGTTCTTCCGCCACTGCTTCGTCCACAACCTCTGCCCGCTGATCTTCATGAGCGCCAGCGGCAAGAACCTGACGCCCCCCGAGCTGCCGGCGGACGAACGAGAAGCCCTGCTGTCCCTGTGCGACGCGGCGCTCTGCCAAGCGGTGGCGGCGCTGGGCGTCTCCATGGTGATCGGCGTGGGGAAGGTGGCGGAGCAGAGGGCGCGGCGGGCGCTGTCCGCCGAAGGTGTGAAGGTGCGGGTGGAGGGCATCATGCACCCGTCGCCCAGGAACCCGTTGGCCAATAAGGGCTGGGAGGAGGTGGCTAAAGCCAAGCTGGCAGAACTGGAGGTCCTCCCCCTGCTGAGCAGCAGCTAACGAGCCTCCTCTGAGACTCCTCCGCAGCAATCTGATGACTAACGAGGGGACGAAGAGCTGCTGGAAAACGCTGGCCTTACCGTCCAACTTCAACATGAAAACTCTGCAACGCGGAAATTTGCGAGGGATGACGGTGATAAAGTCGATAAACTCAAccccacaaacttaaataatcTCCTCCTAAAGCCCCATGCTAAAGAGAATGCTGAGtctattttaaacaatatttatgttACGACTGATGCCTTCACTCACACATGGCGTGGTAAACGCTTCATTCGTTCAACGGTAGTATtgaatcggtatcggccgatacgctCAGCCCAGATATCGGTAAGGAGAAACTGGATGGTGCATCTCTAGTCGCTGGTCGGCAGAGGCCTCCTCTAGGCGTGTCCTCTAGGTCTGGATAAGCATGGTGAAGAAAATGAGAATATGAAATGTGTTTGTATTTCCAGACATTATCCCCAATCCCAATGTCTAAAAGTTGCCGCCTACCTTCCTTGTGTCCTGCCTCCATTCTTAACTTTTATTGCCCTCTTTGTTTCCTtcactccttccttccttccttgtgtctttccttccctccctctctccttgtGTTATTGCACCTAAGTCGTCAACCTCAATCCCTTCCAACTCTTTCAGTCTCTTTCCTGCCTTTTTTCATTCCAGGTGTCCTTCTTTCCTTTgcttccatcttcttccatttgtcctttcttccttccttgtgtccttacCTTCTTTCCATGTTTGTGTCACCTATCGTTCGATCCttttttccttatttccttTTGGCCTGGCTTCCTTGTTTCCATCCTTCAGTCGTCCCTtatctccttactttttttccttACTTTCATTCTTTgtgttcttccttccttccccctTCTTTCTAGCCTTCCATGTGGCGTTACTCTTTTCCTACTtgtgtctttccttccttccttttgttACTCCATCTTTATGTCCAAACTCAATTCCTTATtggtgtccttcctttcttcttatcctttcctccttccttccttgcctccttcctctccttcagGCTTCCGTGTTTAATTTATGCCATAAATGTGTCGTGAACCTTTGTATTTTCCATTTTGTAAATGAACAGAGGAATTCTAGAGACACGAGCCTGAAAAGGTTTGGGAGTTGtgcaagaaaaacacacaggaaCAAAAAACTCGTCATCTAAAGTTTGCCAGTGAACAATCCAAGTGATTGAGAAAAGGTTTGGCCGAGCGCGGTgtagtcagatgagaccaaaatctgGCTGTTTGGCATCAACTTTATCCGCCGTTTGTGGAGGAAGAGACACACTTCACTTGACCTGAAGGACTTTATCAAGGATGGAGGTGGAAAAACATCCATGAAATAAAGGGACGGGGGAAAGTACCTTCAAACCCTGAATAGAACCTCCTTGGAGGAATATTTTAGTGACAGGCCCAAAACATCTTGCCAAGGCAACAAATAAGCAGGGggttaaatatttctttctttctctggataTCTGAGGCTCAGGCTAAGAGGAGACTCTGTTtccatttttgtgtgtgtcagtAAAGGCTCACTGACCTGTTAGGGCTGCAAaagggaataataataaatgtcatTTGTCCAATTAGGGCATCCATTAGACTCTGTGTCCTTTCAGGTGGTTTATTGATTAAAACATGACCCACGACAGCCCTAAAAATTTCAGTTTCGCTGCATTGGCTCAGTTACACTGCTGACATAACATAACCTAGAATTGCTCCTAAACTCAACCACAGTCCCTGATCTGCTCCACTGATGCAGCGAGCGTCTGCCATGACAGCTGTTTGTGTCCGCTGCACTAAATCTTCTttatgaaacagttttttttactctgcCTTTTAACTTGAAccttttcagatgaaaaaacaattctgtaaaCATTTGTTACACACGTGAGACTATTATAAGCAGCAATTTTCGATCATTCTGTTTCCttggtatatttatttggttttaagaatgtagttgttttatgtttctgcACTACTGTTTTAGGGTTCTATATCTTGCAGGGGTTTTGCTATCAAGCTTCGGATCTTGAAATTGTTCATTTTtatggtcatttttttttttttgtggtgcaGCAAGGTGTCATTGTGTAAAAATATATTCTCATGTCCAACAAGCATTAGCCTAGCTTCTATTCAGGACAGTCCTGGTTAAAAATTGTTAACATGGTAAAACTGAAATTGACCAAGGAGGAAGGTTGGCATATTAGTGACACTTTTGTTGCCATTATGGAGTTAATTAGAATAAAATGCATCAGCGGTGACTAAAGTGTTGCCCGGGGGGGCATTTACAGCCCTCTGAATGATTTTGTGTGGCCTTTcaaaaattttacaaattttaatcaGCCAGCACAGTTGGTTGatactttttaatgttttttaggACAAATATTTCATTGACCTGAGACatttcaaaacaagaaaaagtaaataattttctgaaaatctaaaatattttgaagaacacaatatatttgtcttttaataaccatGTTCTTTGCTTTCCTGTGACATCCAGCGgctttatttaaaagcagacGTGGGGGCACCCATCCGTTCAACTTGGCTAACCAAAACTAgcatttttagaaaaagaacGATCCATCTCCTCATTGCTAAGAAAACACTGAAGAATATTTCTGGACATGGAAAATCTCTGGccatcatttgtttttctttgtatagAGCAAACATTCAAACGCTTTTTATGTAtcagatctacaatgatttacaatTGTTTCAGAGaaatattattacattatttcataaagatattgtttgtttattgctgagcagttaaaaacaacagcaaaaaacaacaaaaaaaaaataataaatcatcacACTAAGGTTGTTTTTGTcgggttttatttaaaaaacaaaatgatttttgCAGACTAGGGTTAACTGGTAAACAGTTTGGACATCATTGtcataaatgtattattaaatattaattctgTCTAATAAGATGAATACTTAATACTTAGGAGAAGTTAATTGTatcaatataataataaaaaaaaatatttctaggTGATAAGTTTTAAGAATATGTAttgaaggaaacctgttttaaagcattccttttttcttatttttttattacatcttAATCATATCTAACAATCATAGCTAACAAGAACTAAATGCCAACTCTCCAAgtgaaaatcatttaaaaacccATCATCTATGTGTTCTGATAAAACCTAAATGTATATTTCTTTATTCTGTCAAAACAGCATCGTCACTGTCTGGTGCCGCTATACTGCCCTCTAGTGTCCAACGCGGGAACAACATTCTAGAACAGTCGCAATAAATGCGGTGTTGATCATGAACACAAAACTTGAAAATTATGTACTGACAAAAGCAAGACTTTTATACctataaatatagaaaaaaagaacgttTATATAAGTTTATGTATTTGTATgtcattgttattattagtaACATTACACTTTAGGAATATTATTTCCCCAGGCCTCCACAGCCTCCCATTATTGCAACATGCCCAAAccacatgttttcttttctgggaCTTGAAGTCTGGAGAGTCACTTTGCCCCCATGCAAGCAATGCACCCATCTACTACATCTCCCATAATTCCCTAAGCATCTGTGATGTTAATCTGGGCTCCACATGGTCCAGGAGATGTTGTGAAACCTCCTGCACCTGACTGAGTTGCTCATCACTTTCTCCAGACTGATGCCCGGCCGGATCTCTCACGAGGAGTTGAGGGCATAAATTTCTCAACAGATTAAGGTAAGATTTAGAGTTCAGTACTAAATTCtgccatttaaaagaaaacctaaCACCCAGATTGGGTTTTAAAGTGACACTTTTAACTTTATGGAACTCTGGTAATCAAGTATGACATGATTTTAATGGTGTTAAGCACTGAAATGCATATTTTCTAAAAGATTTTCTTTGAATGTGCTTACTCAAAGGAGTTTAGTGACTTTTTTTAATGGTAGAAATCATTAGACTACTATATACTTTCAATTAAGTAATAAGCATTTCACAATAACCTTCAAAATCTGAAGCATCTTTCTTATCATATTTTTTATCCCTCACCTTTGAAGTGTTAAACAGGATCCCAACATTTTGCTATTACTGAGCTCCTATAGTGTATATGAGCTTGTTGCTTTGAAACATACTGCTGAGCCAAGAGCGGCCAGTGTTGTGAGCACACAGCTGCATTCCTGAGCTCAGCTATCACCTTTCATCAGCTGTTCTCATCCGGAGAGAAACCGGAGCACATCAAATCGGACCCATGTGTGTTTTCTTCCTCAACAGCGAACCTTCCTGTTACTTATGGATAAACAGCCCGCAGTGGTGTTTCGAAATGTGGGACAGTTGTACTTCCCCCAAATCAGGGTTGAGTGCCACTACAGCCTGACATCAGAGCATCGGTGGAGCAGCAGTGACTGGATAGGCATTTTCCAGGTACATTGACCCACTTTAGCACCGACATGAGTGACATGCAGGATGTTTTATGATGTCTTTTTGTGTCCTGCGACAGATGGGCTGGTCGTCAGTCAAAGAGTATCACACCTACACATGGGCTGCTGTCCCTGAAGGCTACACAGAGGGAACCAGCGTTGACTACTGGGCAGTTTTCCAGGGTATAAATTCAATTTCTGAACTATTTGCAGCAGCTCTCACTACCCTCCGCTTCAATATAGTCGGACTGTATTTGTATCCGTAGCCTACCAGCGTGAAGTGCTCAGTTAAATCATGGAAAAACTCTTGTAAGGATGATGAGTCACTTGAGGTTAACAAAGATGTAGactttagtattattattatttttcatactTATGGGTaaacccaaaattattcatacctctggcagatttacattttaaatcacttttattCAACAAAAATATTGGCCTTTGATGGGAAATGAGACGGACATCTTCAAAAAGATGAAACAAAGTGAAATGGGTAACATTTAgagaaatttatttatttttatttctatttatattAAGAAAGTGATTAATACTCTTTTTGATgatcaacattaaaaaaatgtattggcattacagcaatcaaacaATTTTTACAATAGTGGAGCAACGTTTTGAATCTTGattatttatctttggtgatgagctcctcTAAGCCTTTGAGGCCtccttaccatcaccctaatctttagctccctccacagaatCTGAGATCGAAGCAATGGACTCCAGCTGGGCCATTCAAAACTGTTAATATTACTTCCAgagattaaaaagaaacatgtgGAAATTAAAATACTACTTTAAACATAGATCTCTGATTCGTCTTGggctgaacaaaacaaaacaacacaaaaaaatcctgttttacaCTTAAACAGCATTTTGATTTGTCATAGCGAATGTGTAACTTATATTTGAAAACATATTTACTCCGGTTACAAGTTTTTCCCTTTATAAAAGAGGGCGGTGTCTCAAAAATTTTGTACCAAAAGTGTTTAGTGTTGTAATGTTAGATTTGGCATGTTGTTACATATTTAGGTACCTGACACTGTGATTTAActaaagaagagagagagagaaaacagacaaTAATATATCTGTTATTTTCTACTTTCTATTTAATATATTTCATAAGGATTCCTTCAACATGTCATCCAGAAACATAGGTTTATGTGAGGGCAAAGAATCAAATGCTGTCTCTCATTGTGCCAAAAAGTTTGAGACACTACCTGATCTCcgcttttccttttctttgtgTCATTTTTGACGCATCAGTCTTTTGTGGTCATGTAACTATCATAACTTacaagatgatttttttttgtacattataAAACctcataaaacatttaaatagtcGTTTGAATTTTA includes:
- the LOC118560587 gene encoding single-strand selective monofunctional uracil DNA glycosylase-like gives rise to the protein MSDSGTSRSETPLAASRDGVSESADGTPSSRFLQAELELNALLRGLTFGEPVRYVYNPLEYAWDTHRCYVEKYCLPGQKVLFLGMNPGPFGMAQTGVPFGEVKSVTDWLKITGEVGRPAEEHPKRRILGLGCTQSEVSGARFWGFFRKLCGEPEQFFRHCFVHNLCPLIFMSASGKNLTPPELPADEREALLSLCDAALCQAVAALGVSMVIGVGKVAEQRARRALSAEGVKVRVEGIMHPSPRNPLANKGWEEVAKAKLAELEVLPLLSSS